In Streptomyces sp. DG2A-72, one genomic interval encodes:
- a CDS encoding peptidoglycan-binding protein: MAEPKGHQCPECGAPRGPDHTPSCACTERAAEALREVRTAEAAAAEDFDPLRIRPYVELEGAPEAPPRPADPHSTMPLPAVPPTPPAPAATEPSDADLSLFTGGPAPFGSAPDEESPRRPRRTLMFGVAGVLVTVVTAAGLASGLLSYDTPTRDQALPEEVRASVPDTTPTAAPDSPSASTTPAQPTSAAPSPTPTENGSPSPTPTRSNSPAPTPTRTPDPTNTPTPTAGATDSAGGPENGREAEAPVLSRGDEGPEVVELELRLTQADVYTREAKGTYNEGVEDAVRQYQLWRGIVPQEYGVYDLETRERLESETQEP; the protein is encoded by the coding sequence GTGGCAGAGCCGAAGGGTCACCAATGCCCGGAGTGCGGGGCACCCAGGGGGCCCGACCACACCCCGTCCTGCGCCTGCACCGAGCGCGCGGCCGAGGCCCTGCGCGAGGTGCGTACGGCGGAGGCGGCAGCAGCGGAGGACTTCGACCCGCTGCGCATCCGGCCGTACGTCGAACTGGAGGGCGCGCCGGAGGCCCCACCCAGACCCGCGGACCCGCACTCCACGATGCCGCTGCCGGCCGTACCGCCGACTCCACCGGCACCGGCTGCCACCGAGCCCAGTGACGCCGACCTGAGCCTGTTCACGGGCGGGCCCGCCCCCTTCGGCAGCGCCCCCGACGAGGAATCACCCCGCCGCCCCCGCCGCACCCTCATGTTCGGCGTCGCGGGCGTCCTCGTCACCGTCGTCACCGCGGCCGGCCTGGCGAGCGGGCTCCTCTCGTACGACACCCCGACCCGGGACCAGGCCCTGCCGGAGGAGGTCCGGGCGAGCGTGCCGGACACCACGCCCACCGCGGCCCCCGACTCACCGTCCGCGAGCACCACGCCCGCACAGCCGACCTCCGCGGCACCCTCCCCCACACCCACGGAGAACGGCTCCCCCTCACCGACCCCGACCCGCTCGAACTCCCCCGCACCGACTCCCACCCGCACACCCGACCCTACGAACACCCCCACGCCGACCGCCGGCGCCACCGACTCCGCGGGCGGACCGGAAAACGGCCGCGAAGCCGAGGCCCCCGTCCTGAGCCGCGGCGACGAGGGCCCGGAGGTCGTCGAACTCGAACTACGCCTGACCCAGGCCGACGTCTACACGAGGGAGGCCAAGGGCACCTACAACGAGGGCGTCGAGGACGCGGTCCGCCAGTATCAGTTGTGGCGGGGCATCGTGCCGCAGGAGTACGGCGTCTACGACCTCGAGACCCGAGAACGCCTGGAGTCGGAGACACAGGAGCCCTAA
- a CDS encoding MDR family MFS transporter, whose product MAGDTHGRTGDVQDGQPPERPPKKGVAARENVSVNVLVPIGALLLGMLLAALDQTIVSTALPTIVSDLGGMDHLSWVVTAYLLASTAATPLWGKLGDQYGRKRLFQIAIVIFLIGSALCGMAQSMSELIAFRALQGLGGGGLMVLSMAIVGDLVPPRERGRYQGLFGAVFGATSVLGPLLGGLFTEHLSWRWVFYVNLPIGVVALAVIAAALHIPHRAAKHVIDYLGTFLIASVATCLVLAASLGGTTWSWRSPQIVGLAVLGVVLALAFVAVERKAAEPVLPLKLFRIRTFTLSAVISFIVGFAMFGAMTYLPTFLQVVQGVSPTMSGVHMLPMVLGLLLASTASGQIVSRTGRWKVFPVAGTGVTALGLLLLHQLDEHSSTAEMSTFFFVFGLGLGLVMQVLVLIVQNAVSYEDLGVATSGATFFRSIGASFGVAIFGTIFAGRLGEKLTDAFRGAQLPPGVSVDALEADPRGIAELPAALRPSALAAYASSITDVFLYAAPVALLGFVLAWFLKEDRLRGSVTAPDLTETLASNPVERSSYDEVCRALSVLGTREGRREIYLTITERAGYDLLPAASWLLLRMKKYGWAEPGVLAERSSVPLTVILEAARQVEERRLAVREGIDLVLTDRGRAIAERLAQAREDSLADLLGNWWTADRPTDLTELVKELNEELCGSERERPRNGAAGRAVGGGV is encoded by the coding sequence ATGGCCGGGGATACGCACGGTAGGACGGGGGATGTGCAAGACGGACAGCCCCCGGAGCGGCCCCCCAAGAAGGGGGTCGCCGCCCGGGAGAACGTCTCCGTGAACGTCCTCGTCCCGATCGGCGCCCTGCTCCTCGGGATGCTGCTCGCGGCCCTCGATCAGACCATCGTGTCGACCGCGCTGCCCACCATCGTCAGCGACCTCGGCGGTATGGATCACCTGTCGTGGGTGGTCACCGCCTACTTGCTGGCGTCGACGGCGGCGACTCCGCTGTGGGGCAAGCTCGGTGACCAGTACGGACGGAAGCGGCTGTTCCAGATCGCGATCGTGATCTTTCTGATCGGATCGGCGTTGTGCGGAATGGCGCAAAGCATGTCCGAACTGATCGCGTTCCGGGCGCTTCAGGGTCTCGGTGGCGGCGGGTTGATGGTGCTGTCGATGGCGATCGTGGGCGACCTCGTGCCACCGCGTGAACGCGGGCGCTATCAGGGGCTGTTCGGTGCGGTCTTCGGTGCGACGAGTGTGCTCGGGCCGCTGCTGGGCGGGCTGTTCACCGAGCATCTGAGCTGGCGCTGGGTGTTCTACGTCAATCTGCCGATCGGCGTCGTCGCGCTCGCCGTCATCGCGGCGGCCCTGCACATCCCGCACCGGGCGGCCAAGCACGTTATCGACTACCTCGGCACGTTCCTGATCGCGTCGGTCGCGACCTGCCTGGTGCTGGCGGCCTCTCTCGGCGGAACGACGTGGAGTTGGCGCTCGCCGCAGATCGTGGGGCTGGCGGTGCTCGGGGTCGTCCTCGCGCTGGCGTTCGTGGCCGTGGAGCGCAAGGCGGCGGAGCCGGTGCTGCCGTTGAAACTCTTCCGCATCCGCACCTTCACCCTCTCCGCCGTCATCAGCTTCATCGTCGGCTTCGCGATGTTCGGCGCGATGACGTATCTGCCGACGTTCCTCCAGGTCGTACAGGGCGTCAGTCCGACCATGTCCGGCGTGCACATGCTGCCGATGGTGCTCGGCCTGCTGCTGGCCTCGACCGCCTCCGGGCAGATCGTCAGCCGCACCGGCCGCTGGAAGGTGTTCCCCGTCGCGGGCACCGGCGTCACGGCGCTGGGTCTGCTCCTCCTCCACCAGCTCGACGAGCACAGCTCCACGGCCGAGATGAGCACGTTCTTCTTCGTCTTCGGTCTCGGTCTGGGTCTGGTCATGCAGGTGCTGGTGCTGATCGTGCAGAACGCGGTGTCGTACGAGGATCTGGGCGTCGCCACGTCCGGTGCGACCTTCTTCCGGTCCATCGGGGCGTCGTTCGGCGTGGCGATCTTCGGCACGATCTTCGCGGGGCGCCTCGGCGAGAAGCTCACGGACGCGTTCCGGGGTGCTCAACTGCCGCCCGGTGTCTCGGTGGACGCGCTGGAGGCCGACCCGCGCGGTATCGCGGAACTGCCCGCGGCACTACGGCCGTCGGCGCTCGCCGCCTACGCCTCATCCATCACCGACGTCTTCCTGTACGCCGCTCCTGTCGCCCTCCTCGGCTTCGTCCTCGCGTGGTTCCTCAAGGAGGACCGGCTGCGCGGGTCGGTGACGGCGCCCGACCTCACGGAGACGCTCGCCAGCAATCCGGTCGAGCGGTCGTCGTACGACGAGGTGTGCCGGGCGCTGTCGGTGCTCGGCACGCGGGAAGGGCGGCGCGAGATCTATCTCACGATCACGGAACGGGCGGGGTACGACCTGCTGCCGGCGGCGAGTTGGCTGCTGCTGCGGATGAAGAAGTACGGGTGGGCGGAACCTGGCGTTCTCGCCGAGCGCAGCTCCGTGCCGCTCACCGTCATCCTTGAGGCCGCGCGGCAGGTCGAGGAGCGGAGGCTGGCCGTCCGCGAAGGCATCGACCTCGTCCTGACCGACCGGGGCCGCGCGATCGCCGAACGCCTCGCCCAGGCCCGCGAGGACTCCCTCGCGGACCTCCTGGGCAACTGGTGGACCGCCGACCGGCCCACCGATCTGACCGAGCTGGTCAAGGAGCTGAACGAGGAGCTGTGCGGGTCGGAACGGGAGCGGCCGCGTAACGGGGCGGCGGGGCGGGCTGTGGGGGGTGGTGTCTGA
- a CDS encoding GNAT family N-acetyltransferase yields MTAMTSWTVAPEPVDSPTAAALWRAYYTEVSDRWYLLHEGRRTDPAELEREIAADTGAGLVPPSGQLLVARYEGEPAGTAGVRLLDATSAELKRVFVLEAFRGKGGAALLVRAAENTAVALGAERMVLDTRHDLIEARALYTRLGYEETEPHNDYEYAEHWFSRKLGGFDSK; encoded by the coding sequence ATGACAGCCATGACCTCCTGGACCGTCGCCCCCGAACCCGTCGACTCCCCCACCGCCGCCGCGCTCTGGCGGGCGTACTACACAGAGGTCAGCGACCGCTGGTACCTCCTCCACGAGGGCCGCCGCACCGACCCGGCAGAGCTGGAGCGAGAGATCGCCGCCGACACGGGCGCCGGACTCGTACCACCGAGTGGTCAGCTGCTCGTGGCCCGGTACGAGGGCGAGCCCGCGGGAACGGCAGGCGTACGACTCCTGGACGCAACGAGCGCCGAGCTGAAACGCGTCTTCGTGCTGGAGGCGTTCCGCGGCAAGGGCGGCGCCGCACTCCTCGTACGGGCCGCGGAGAATACCGCCGTCGCCCTCGGCGCCGAACGCATGGTCCTCGACACCCGCCACGACCTGATCGAGGCCCGCGCTCTGTACACACGCCTCGGCTACGAGGAGACCGAGCCGCACAACGACTACGAATACGCCGAGCACTGGTTCAGCAGGAAGCTAGGGGGCTTCGATTCCAAATGA
- a CDS encoding DUF1992 domain-containing protein — protein sequence MTERKPPGVPFESWVDKQIRDAEGRGEFAQLRGAGKPLPSGYDTTYDELWWIKEKMAREGLSVLPPSLALRKEAEDALAAAYAAPSERIARKIITDVNVKIREMMFKPPPGPPLGMKPYDVEDVVRQWRERRTADGSADSDGSGDSLDSDA from the coding sequence ATGACCGAGCGAAAGCCACCGGGTGTGCCGTTCGAGTCCTGGGTCGACAAGCAGATCCGCGACGCCGAGGGGCGCGGCGAGTTCGCCCAACTGCGCGGCGCGGGCAAGCCGTTGCCGTCGGGCTACGACACCACGTACGACGAACTGTGGTGGATCAAGGAGAAGATGGCCCGCGAGGGCCTTTCGGTACTGCCGCCGAGCCTCGCACTGCGCAAGGAGGCGGAGGACGCGCTGGCGGCGGCGTACGCGGCACCATCGGAGCGGATCGCCCGGAAGATCATCACGGACGTCAACGTCAAGATCCGCGAGATGATGTTCAAGCCGCCGCCCGGCCCTCCGCTCGGGATGAAGCCGTACGACGTCGAGGACGTCGTACGGCAGTGGCGGGAGCGCCGGACGGCGGATGGCTCAGCCGACTCGGACGGCTCAGGTGACTCACTTGACTCAGATGCGTAG
- a CDS encoding HNH endonuclease family protein, protein MPKFYARRRLSILAAFTGLIASVALFNSPTASAALPTPVSGATARSYLAQLTVATEDRTGYNRDLFPHWITQSGACNTREVVLKRDGTNVVQDSSCAATSGRWFSPYDGATWTAASDVDIDHLVPLAEAWDSGADSWTTSRRQSFANDLTRPQLIAVTDNVNQAKGDQDPATWMPSVSSYRCTYVRAWVQVKYYYDLSVDSAEKSALTNYLSGC, encoded by the coding sequence ATGCCGAAGTTCTACGCGCGTCGACGCCTCAGCATACTCGCGGCTTTCACCGGACTCATAGCCTCGGTCGCGCTGTTCAACAGCCCGACCGCCTCCGCCGCCCTCCCCACCCCCGTCAGCGGCGCCACCGCGCGCAGCTACCTCGCCCAGCTCACCGTGGCCACCGAGGACCGCACCGGGTACAACCGTGACCTGTTCCCCCACTGGATCACCCAGTCCGGCGCCTGCAACACCCGCGAGGTCGTCCTGAAGCGCGACGGCACGAACGTCGTCCAGGACTCCTCCTGCGCCGCCACCAGCGGCCGCTGGTTCTCCCCCTACGACGGCGCCACCTGGACCGCCGCCTCCGACGTCGACATCGACCACCTCGTTCCGCTGGCCGAGGCCTGGGACTCCGGCGCCGACAGCTGGACCACCTCCCGCCGCCAGTCCTTCGCCAACGACCTGACCCGCCCGCAGCTGATCGCGGTCACGGACAACGTCAACCAGGCCAAGGGCGACCAGGACCCGGCCACCTGGATGCCGTCGGTCTCCTCCTACCGCTGCACCTACGTCCGCGCCTGGGTCCAGGTGAAGTACTACTACGACCTCTCCGTCGACTCCGCCGAGAAGAGCGCGCTGACGAACTACCTGTCCGGCTGCTGA
- a CDS encoding two-component regulator propeller domain-containing protein, whose amino-acid sequence MNEKSLRRWSSRGPTARSDVRDLMREFLKEDEQAETLEWDSFTTANGLPHNWIYDLFQDSAGRVWAGTWGGGLALYEHGTWRVYDRRHGLASDAVTCLAQDARGTIWAGTNAGLNRLDDETGRFVNAGLTGKSILNIRFDREQNLWVGCWRATSSGGGLHRFDGQRWHSVSKRDGLPSLEILKVFEDSRGHIWVGTYEHGRGAGVGRWDGSSWQRFTRRDGLINDCVYSMFEDPEGRMWFGTLDGISVYDGRGWHRMTMMDGLVDDRVYAMFIDRDDKMWFGTEGGVSRFDGTAWESFTRDNGLVENLVRAIMQDRDGNLWFGTYPYAPDAGGISRARKRDSRQDIAEATRRYLQPGSRRELPGE is encoded by the coding sequence CTGCGCCGCTGGTCGTCCCGCGGGCCCACGGCCCGCAGCGACGTACGCGACCTGATGAGGGAGTTCCTCAAGGAGGACGAGCAGGCCGAAACCCTGGAGTGGGACTCCTTCACCACGGCGAACGGGCTGCCGCACAACTGGATCTACGACCTGTTCCAGGACTCCGCCGGACGCGTCTGGGCCGGCACCTGGGGCGGCGGTCTCGCCCTCTACGAGCACGGCACATGGCGGGTCTACGACCGGCGGCACGGGCTCGCCAGTGACGCGGTGACCTGCCTCGCCCAGGACGCGCGGGGGACGATCTGGGCCGGGACGAACGCCGGGCTGAACCGCCTCGACGACGAGACCGGCAGGTTCGTCAACGCGGGACTGACCGGCAAGAGCATCCTGAACATCCGCTTCGACCGCGAGCAGAACCTGTGGGTGGGTTGCTGGCGTGCCACCAGTTCGGGCGGCGGTCTGCACCGGTTCGACGGGCAGCGCTGGCACTCCGTCTCCAAGAGGGACGGCCTGCCGAGCCTGGAGATCCTGAAGGTGTTCGAGGACTCGCGCGGCCATATCTGGGTGGGCACCTACGAACACGGACGCGGCGCCGGCGTCGGCCGCTGGGACGGCTCGTCGTGGCAGCGGTTCACACGCCGGGACGGGCTGATCAACGACTGCGTCTACTCGATGTTCGAGGACCCCGAGGGCCGGATGTGGTTCGGCACGCTCGACGGCATCTCGGTCTACGACGGCCGCGGTTGGCACCGGATGACCATGATGGACGGTCTGGTGGACGACCGGGTCTACGCGATGTTCATCGACCGGGACGACAAGATGTGGTTCGGCACCGAAGGGGGCGTCAGCCGCTTCGACGGCACGGCGTGGGAGTCGTTCACCCGCGACAACGGCCTGGTGGAGAACCTGGTGCGGGCGATCATGCAGGACCGCGACGGGAACCTCTGGTTCGGCACGTACCCGTACGCGCCCGACGCGGGCGGCATCAGCCGGGCCCGCAAGCGCGACAGCCGTCAGGACATCGCCGAGGCGACCCGGCGATACCTGCAGCCCGGCTCCAGAAGGGAACTGCCCGGCGAGTGA
- a CDS encoding O-methyltransferase produces the protein MSESQRWDDVDFYFSTHLSPDDAALHAALRDSEAAELPHVNVTAPQGKLLQLLAEIQGARNILEIGTLGGYSTIWLARALPSDGRLISLEYSPKHAEVATRNIARAGLDKLVEVRVGPALDSLPHLADENPAPFDLVFIDADKANNPGYVEWALKLTRAGSLIIVDNVVRGGRVADADDTSPDVRGTRTALELIGSHPRLSGTAIQTVGSKGYDGFALARVLA, from the coding sequence ATGAGCGAGTCGCAGCGCTGGGACGACGTCGACTTCTACTTCTCCACCCACCTCTCACCGGACGACGCCGCCCTGCACGCCGCCCTGCGCGACAGCGAGGCCGCCGAGCTCCCGCATGTCAACGTCACGGCGCCGCAGGGCAAGCTGCTCCAGCTCCTGGCCGAGATCCAGGGCGCCCGGAACATCCTGGAGATCGGCACGCTCGGCGGCTACAGCACCATCTGGCTGGCCCGCGCGCTCCCCTCCGACGGCCGCCTGATCTCGCTCGAGTACAGCCCCAAACACGCCGAGGTCGCCACCCGCAACATCGCCCGCGCGGGCCTCGACAAGCTCGTCGAGGTACGGGTCGGCCCGGCCCTGGACTCGCTGCCCCACCTCGCCGACGAGAACCCGGCCCCCTTCGACCTGGTCTTCATCGACGCCGACAAGGCCAACAACCCGGGCTACGTGGAGTGGGCGCTCAAGCTGACCCGCGCGGGCAGCCTGATCATCGTCGACAACGTCGTCCGCGGCGGCCGTGTCGCCGACGCCGACGACACCTCCCCGGACGTCCGGGGCACCCGCACCGCCCTCGAACTCATCGGCTCCCACCCGAGGCTCAGCGGCACCGCGATCCAGACGGTCGGCAGCAAGGGCTACGACGGTTTCGCGCTGGCCCGCGTGCTCGCGTAG
- a CDS encoding HAD family hydrolase gives MTATTVLTARALLLDMDGTLVNSDAVVERIWRRWAERNGLDGDEVMKVAHGRQGHATMALLLPERAMERNHADNARMLAEETADTDGVVAIPGAPEFLASLRGLPHALVTSADVALSTARMTAAGLALPEPRITAESVGASKPDPEGFLKGAAELGVAPADCIVFEDSGAGIQAGRAAGMRVVGVGARAGVHEPDVVVRDLTQVRVEGVGDGTLRVYVG, from the coding sequence ATGACGGCCACGACCGTGCTCACCGCCCGTGCCCTGCTGCTCGACATGGACGGCACCCTCGTCAACTCGGACGCCGTCGTCGAGCGGATCTGGCGGCGCTGGGCCGAGCGGAACGGGCTCGATGGGGACGAGGTCATGAAGGTCGCGCACGGTCGGCAGGGGCACGCCACGATGGCGCTGCTGTTGCCCGAGCGGGCGATGGAGCGCAACCATGCGGACAATGCGCGCATGCTCGCGGAGGAGACCGCCGATACGGACGGCGTCGTCGCCATTCCGGGCGCTCCGGAGTTCCTGGCCTCGCTGCGTGGGTTGCCGCACGCCCTTGTCACCTCTGCGGACGTTGCCCTCTCTACGGCTCGGATGACTGCCGCGGGGCTTGCTCTGCCGGAGCCGCGCATCACTGCCGAGTCGGTCGGTGCGAGCAAGCCCGATCCGGAGGGCTTCCTCAAGGGTGCGGCGGAACTGGGCGTTGCCCCGGCCGACTGCATCGTCTTCGAGGACTCGGGTGCGGGTATTCAGGCGGGGCGGGCTGCGGGGATGCGGGTTGTGGGGGTCGGGGCGCGGGCCGGGGTCCATGAGCCGGATGTGGTGGTGCGGGACCTTACGCAGGTGCGTGTGGAGGGCGTGGGGGACGGGACGCTTCGGGTGTACGTCGGGTAG
- a CDS encoding bifunctional glycosyltransferase 87/phosphatase PAP2 family protein — translation MANAEHTGRPAGAFGATAIGTARARLRAARLGLWLVAAILAVRQVAVVLSTPRGERLTDLETWVGDNGVLHVNGSLYDSTQFTGTPVVGLVLKPLTRSAEQALGWGWTFGTLLLVVALGLVVARALPKPVTWRASILAAPVAISLLMLSLPVRNAFWLGQTGIIPVLLVLAGCFAVRGERASGVLIGLAAALQPAVLLFTPLLWFTGRRRAALSTGVTFAACTALAWAAMPHDSYTYWVHHMAGVGLGGAADDLANQSLHGALLRLGLSGPLEIGLFLALGTTVAVLGLRRAVRYARDGQLLLAVAVTGCTAIAVSPTTWQHQLLWVLLAVVGRVGKRASDRYVWPVAVVIVMTLPAKMLLPNMSAVYALRDNVVLIAAVAAATAIPFLSRTSPYYRAPIPTEYAPPVPARFKRVPLLPFLRRVLTRPNLLLELLLIRVTYAAYQKVRLAATGGSNAEGRATAEHHGDQILSLERFLHMDIEHWANHAVVKVDWLRGFFDFYYTSFHFVVPLSVLAVLYWRRPVDYRWARASIGLTTLLALVGFWLYPLAPPRLMPGLGIIDTVHGVQDFSKPDYGTLTALTNQYAAMPSLHFGWSLWCGLVIAIIAPKWWMRGLGLLHPFFTLTAIVVTGNHWILDAVGGAMVVGAGFGLAYVFQGPRARMVKEAAVGEERELVKPGA, via the coding sequence GTGGCGAATGCGGAACACACAGGGCGACCGGCGGGTGCGTTCGGAGCGACAGCCATCGGTACGGCCAGGGCACGCCTGCGCGCGGCCCGCCTGGGTTTGTGGCTGGTCGCCGCGATCCTCGCCGTACGGCAGGTGGCCGTCGTCCTCAGCACCCCGCGCGGAGAGCGGCTGACGGACCTGGAGACCTGGGTCGGCGACAACGGTGTCCTGCACGTCAATGGCTCGCTGTACGACTCGACGCAGTTCACCGGCACCCCCGTCGTCGGCCTCGTTCTCAAGCCCCTCACCCGGTCGGCCGAACAGGCGCTCGGCTGGGGCTGGACCTTCGGCACCCTGCTGCTGGTCGTCGCGCTCGGCCTGGTCGTGGCCCGCGCCCTGCCGAAGCCCGTGACCTGGCGGGCCTCCATCCTGGCCGCGCCGGTCGCGATCAGCCTGCTGATGCTGTCGCTGCCGGTGCGCAACGCCTTCTGGCTCGGCCAGACCGGCATCATCCCCGTCCTGCTCGTCCTGGCCGGCTGCTTCGCCGTCCGCGGCGAGCGCGCCAGCGGCGTCCTGATCGGCTTGGCCGCCGCGCTCCAGCCGGCGGTGCTGCTGTTCACCCCGCTGCTGTGGTTCACCGGCAGACGCCGGGCCGCCCTGTCCACGGGCGTCACGTTCGCCGCGTGCACGGCGCTCGCATGGGCCGCGATGCCGCACGACTCGTACACCTACTGGGTGCACCACATGGCGGGCGTCGGCCTCGGTGGCGCGGCCGACGACCTCGCCAACCAGTCCCTGCACGGCGCGCTGCTGCGGCTCGGGCTGTCCGGTCCGCTGGAGATCGGACTGTTCCTGGCGCTCGGCACGACCGTCGCCGTCCTCGGCCTGCGCCGCGCCGTGCGCTACGCCCGCGACGGCCAGCTGCTCCTCGCGGTCGCGGTCACGGGCTGCACGGCGATCGCGGTCTCCCCGACCACCTGGCAGCACCAGCTCCTGTGGGTGCTCCTCGCGGTCGTCGGCCGGGTCGGCAAGCGGGCCTCCGACCGCTACGTCTGGCCGGTCGCCGTGGTCATCGTGATGACGCTCCCGGCGAAGATGCTGCTGCCGAACATGTCGGCGGTGTACGCGCTCCGCGACAACGTGGTCCTGATCGCCGCCGTGGCCGCCGCCACCGCCATCCCGTTCCTGTCGAGGACGTCCCCGTACTACCGCGCACCGATCCCCACGGAGTACGCCCCACCCGTCCCGGCCCGCTTCAAGCGCGTCCCCCTCCTGCCGTTCCTGCGCCGCGTCCTCACCCGCCCGAACCTGCTCCTTGAGCTGCTGCTCATCCGCGTCACCTACGCCGCCTACCAGAAGGTCCGTCTCGCGGCGACCGGCGGCAGCAACGCGGAGGGCCGGGCGACGGCCGAGCACCACGGCGACCAGATCCTGTCGCTGGAGCGGTTCCTGCACATGGACATCGAGCACTGGGCGAACCACGCCGTGGTCAAGGTCGACTGGCTGCGGGGCTTCTTCGACTTCTACTACACGTCGTTCCACTTCGTGGTCCCGCTGAGCGTGCTGGCCGTCCTGTACTGGCGCCGCCCGGTCGACTACCGCTGGGCCCGCGCGTCCATCGGCCTCACGACACTGCTGGCCCTGGTCGGCTTCTGGCTGTACCCGCTCGCCCCGCCCCGCCTGATGCCGGGCCTCGGCATCATCGACACCGTGCACGGCGTGCAGGACTTCTCCAAGCCGGACTACGGCACCCTGACCGCGCTCACCAACCAGTACGCCGCGATGCCGTCGCTGCACTTCGGGTGGTCCCTGTGGTGCGGGCTCGTCATCGCGATCATCGCGCCGAAGTGGTGGATGAGAGGGCTGGGGCTGCTGCATCCGTTCTTCACGCTCACGGCGATCGTGGTCACCGGGAACCACTGGATTCTCGATGCGGTGGGCGGCGCGATGGTGGTCGGTGCCGGGTTCGGGCTGGCGTACGTGTTCCAGGGGCCGCGGGCGCGGATGGTGAAGGAGGCCGCTGTCGGGGAGGAGCGGGAGCTGGTGAAACCGGGCGCCTGA
- a CDS encoding TMEM165/GDT1 family protein, with the protein MISFTVMALVFGVVFLAELPDKTALAGLVLGTRYRASYVFVGVAAAFALHVALAVAAGSVLTLLPQQILHALTGVLFLGGAAVLLMKKDEDEEEVRKPENQSFWKVSGAGFMLILVAEFGDLTQIMTANLAARYEDPLSVGLGAVLALWAVAGLGIVGGKALMKRVPLALITKIAALLMLGLGVWSLWEAVAG; encoded by the coding sequence TTGATCAGCTTCACCGTCATGGCGCTGGTGTTCGGCGTCGTCTTCCTCGCCGAACTGCCGGACAAGACCGCACTCGCCGGCCTCGTCCTCGGCACCCGCTATCGCGCCTCGTACGTCTTCGTCGGCGTCGCCGCCGCCTTCGCGCTGCATGTCGCGCTCGCCGTCGCGGCGGGCAGTGTGCTGACGCTGCTGCCGCAGCAGATCCTGCACGCGCTGACCGGGGTGCTCTTCCTCGGTGGGGCGGCCGTGCTGCTGATGAAGAAGGACGAGGACGAGGAGGAGGTCCGCAAGCCGGAGAACCAGTCCTTCTGGAAGGTGTCCGGGGCCGGGTTCATGCTCATCCTGGTCGCCGAGTTCGGTGACCTGACGCAGATCATGACGGCGAATCTCGCCGCGCGGTACGAGGACCCGCTCTCCGTCGGGCTCGGTGCGGTGCTTGCGCTGTGGGCGGTCGCCGGACTGGGCATCGTCGGTGGAAAGGCGCTGATGAAGCGGGTTCCGCTGGCGCTGATCACCAAGATCGCGGCGTTGCTGATGCTGGGGCTCGGGGTGTGGAGTCTCTGGGAAGCCGTGGCCGGCTGA